The Triticum aestivum cultivar Chinese Spring chromosome 3A, IWGSC CS RefSeq v2.1, whole genome shotgun sequence genome includes a region encoding these proteins:
- the LOC123059776 gene encoding aquaporin NIP4-1: MDLDKTNTVGSDGAAKGQDLEQARRGQELPPPAGHATKGLAVGHLIRELVLEGVATFLVVFWSCVAALMQEMHHSLTFPTVCLVVALTVAFVLGWMGPAHLNPAVTFTFAAFRYFPWRKLPLYVATQIAASVLACLSVNAIMSPHDDNFYGTVPRPPGAGARLPFLLELLASAVLMIVVSTVAMSNASKAVVGIAIGAAVGTLGLVIGPVSGGSMNPARSLGPAIVFGRYTSIWIYVTAPVAGMLLGALFNKGVRQSDAIVGFLCGGRGASSRVVVVGRSVTGAPGTN; this comes from the exons ATGGATCTTGACAAGACGAACACGGTGGGCAGCGACGGTGCGGCGAAGGGGCAGGACCTAGAGCAGGCTCGCCGCGGCCAGGAGCTTCCCCCGCCTGCCGGCCATGCCACCAAGGGCCTCGCCGTCGGCCACCTCATCCGGGAG CTGGTGCTAGAGGGCGTGGCGACGTTCCTGGTGGTGTTCTGGTCGTGCGTGGCGGCGCTGATGCAGGAGATGCACCACAGCCTGACCTTCCCCACGGTCTGCCTCGTCGTCGCCCTCACCGTCGCCTTCGTGCTCGGCTGGATGGGCCCCGCGCACCTCAACCCCGCCGTCACCTTCACCTTCGCCGCCTTCCGCTACTTCCCATGGCGCAAGCTGCCGCTCTACGTCGCCACGCAGATCGCCGCCTCCGTGCTCGCCTGCCTCTCCGTCAACGCCATCATGAGCCCGCACGACGACAACTTCTACGGCACCGTGCCGAGGCCGCCAGGGGCCGGCGCCCGGCTGCCgttcctcctcgagctcctcgCCTCCGCCGTGCTCATGATCGTCGTCTCCACCGTCGCCATGAGCAACGCC AGCAAGGCGGTGGTAGGGATCGCCATCGGGGCGGCGGTCGGGACGCTGGGGCTGGTCATCGGGCCCGTGTCGGGAGGCTCGATGAACCCGGCGAGGAGCCTGGGCCCGGCGATCGTCTTCGGCCGCTACACCTCCATCTGGATCTACGTCACTGCGCCCGTCGCCGGCATGCTGCTCGGCGCGCTCTTCAACAAGGGCGTCCGGCAGTCCGACGCGATCGTGGGCTTCCTCTGCGGCGGCAGGGGCGCGTCCAGCAGGGTGGTCGTCGTCGGTCGCTCCGTCACAGGAGCGCCTGGAACGAACTAG